The Colletotrichum destructivum chromosome 8, complete sequence genome includes the window GGGCAGAAACGAATAAATTTTTATCAGAGTTCCGTTCGCCAAGACCATATCTCCAAACCGCCGCATCAGCAAGGGGGTTTGCGACGTCACCTCGAGAAACGTGCCGCACGTGGTGGTTGAAGAAGGGTTCTGCGCGATGGCTGACGAACCCTACTGAGTTGACGCGAGGCAAAGCAGCAATTCGAATTTGACAGAGTTGGGTGAGATACAAATTCGCGATTCGATATTAGAGAGTTACCCCTTGATGGTACTGTCAAGACCATCGAGAGAACGCATTTGTTGGAAGGCTCCGAAATCTTCGCAAGGTGTCATTCACTGTTATTATTAATACCATAAAACACAACCAATGGtcacatccccccccccccctccccccctcttcctcgctcTGCTCTTGCAAAGATGGCGTCGTCGCTGGCATTACAACCATTCACGTTTGGGTATCCTCTCATCCTGTCGCGGCAGCGTCTGCCTCGCAACCAACACATAAAACACAACTAGTGATAACTAGTGACAACCAAAGGACCAGTTTGTTTGAAACGAGACAAAAAGGTCGCCCCCATTACGCAACCGAGCGGTTGCTCTTGGCCTTGCGCagctccttgcccttgtcggaCCACGGGAGGTGGAAGACGGGGACCTGGAAGAAGGAGTTGCTGCAGACGCAAACTTGTTAGCAAATGAGATCCACCATCATAGATAGCATGGCCGGAGCCATTGGGGGAGggtagggggggggaggactCGAAAGACCCAAAACAACATAAAACTTACCTGTCATCTTGGATACCCGCCAGGGCGCAGTACCACGCCAGGAACGCGGCGAGCATGCCGAACGTGCCGCCACAGATCTGCAGGTTGCGCATGGCCGTCAAGGCGCCGTTGTTGGCGGCGTAGTTCTcgcaggcgaggaagaggaaggccaggtcgagggtgaagaagagcaggaagaagacgacggtcGAGCGCAGGGTGCAGATGAGCAGCAGCGTCGTGAAGATGAACCAGCCCGTCAggaagaagccgacggcCGAGTAGTGGTCCGAGAAGTCGGCCGCGTAGGGCCCGTCCGGGGCGGTGATGCCCCAGGCGGGCGTCAGGAGAATACCGTAGGCGATCCAGAAGCCGCCGTAGGACGAGAGCGCCGTGGCGCCAAAGGTGTTGCCGACGGCCATTTCCCTGTTGGCGAAGCCATTGTCAGCGATGTGTGTGACGGATGTGTGATGCTCGTATTTGCACCAGTCCGGTTTCCACAGATTGCCATCCGTCCCCACCCtctctgccccccccccatccatGCTAGTTTGTCTGGCTCAAGATCCACTTGCTAGGTGGGGGGAGTGGGTGGTATCGTGGAGACGGTTGAGATGAGATGTTGGGGAACTTTGGGGACCCTTGGAACGGAGGTGGGAGAGAagtggaggagaagaaaaaaaatcaaACGAGATAGTGGGTGGTGTGCGAGCGAGATAAGTGACAGAAAGATGACATACCACATGCCCGCAAGCAGCTGGACAAGTCCGCCGTAGCCAAAGGCCAGCGGCACGGCGATGTTGGGCGCCTTGACGCCGCGAGCCTGCAGGTTGACGCACGACAGGACGAAGGTCGTCAGGGCAAAGGCCGACAGGCCGAGGGGCGCCGGGTTGGCGAACTTGCGGTGCTCGTACGGCTTCCACAGGCCGGGCTGGAGGGAGCCGCCAAAGGCCTGCGCCTGGCCCTCGGTCATGTTCTGGTAGTCGGCGATGCGGGTGAAGGGCCCGTTGGTTCGTGCGTGGGCGGCGTTCGGGCTTATTTGgacgccgttggcggcggcggtgccgttgtGGTGGTTGTAGTGGTCGGCGCCCGAGGTGTGCACATCCTTCTCCAGGTCCGTTGGGGGGGCGGCATTGTGGTTATGAGTCTCGTGCGTGGCCATCGTGTGTCTTATGCGCGTGAATGCGTGCGAGCGTGTGTGATCTTCCCGTGTATAAGAGACGTAGGGGAAGAGGCGAGGTCAGAAACACAGAGTCTAGGTAAGGGGGGTATCGTGTAGGGAAGAGGACAGTAGTCTAAATTCCGCGGAAGATGGCACACGAGTTGATATGGAGGAAGAGCGTCTTTAAGCTCTCCGGGGAAAGGGGTGGGGAGCCGTCTTTAAGTAAAGGTAatggggaggagagggatggtggggggggaggatggggaGTGGTCAAGACAAGAAGAATCGAAACAGGACAAAAGGATGTCCGGGGTTCGAAAGGTCAGCGTAAAACGGAGCTGGCTGACGGGTCGGTAGCTTTGCCAAAGGAGGTCAAGGTCTGGGGTATGGGCAGCCTACGTGGGCCGGACGACGCGGAGAACTGGAGATGGtggacgaagaagatggttgaggaggaggaggactgGAGGAATAGAGAATAGgcaaggaggcggcgacgttTCGTCTGCAGGTTGAAGTGGGAGTGGGCCAAGCGAGATCGCGTATGTGGTGTACGGACCAGAGGGACACAGCCGGACACTGGTCAAGGGCCGATCTTTAAAAAGCCCAGAGAAGACTGgaccggggggaggggatccAAACGGGAATGGGTTGGATGGGAGGCTCCATCATCGCTTTTGTGCAAGAGTGTGATGTGTAATGTAATGtcgggtggtggtggagtGACCAACAAGACAGGGACATTTGGAAAAAGGGCCGTAATGGGCGCAAGCTTGAACGTTGCGGCTATTGTCCGTCCCCCCCTTTTCGGACGAACAACAAACTGCAACAGGAGACGGAGAGGCCAGGAcgaagggaagaaagaggTTTGCTaggtcgtcgaggcgttTCTGTCACGTCGAGGTGACaaggacagacagacagacaacgGTAGTCAACAGAAAAAAGGCCTGTCGAGTCTCCCCATCTTCAGACGAAACGGGGGGGACCCGAAACGCCCGAGCAGGAAGTGATGTGCAGCCCATGGGAGGAGATCGGGAGATgtcatcccatcccgtcgAGCAGCAAAAAAGTTCGGCAAGTGGTTGCTGGCGGCATCCCGGCCATCCGGCTGGTGAACATCCTGTacgtggtggtggtgtctATGGGGTTTAGTATCTCGGCGTGCCCATGGTTCTTGAGCCTCCGAGACATCCAGCAGTCTTGTGGCCCGGCACGGCACCGCTATCGAGGCCACCAGGCCGCCAGAGACGAAAGAAaggccctccccccccctagATCTGGGGGTAGTGAAAGTGGAAAGCAGACAGAGGACAGAAGGCGTTGGGGCCTCGGGCGACTGGGAGAATCAGTCGATGAGCTGATGTCATTCCCACCTTTTCCGCCACTAGCAGAGAACATCTCCAATTTTTTCTCTTgggtggtgtgtggtgggCGCAGGACTAAGTAAGTAACGGGGGTGTGGGAGAAGACTGAAGGAGAGAGTgtgagagaggagagaagagctTCCTCGGACGCAAATCATTATTGCATAAGCGGCCTTGGCTACCGTGTTTCGGTCCCTTCAGAAGAGACAAGAGCCGCGGAAATGGTTGTTGTCTCTTGATGAATGTATTCAATTGCAGCCCTGCTAGTTGCTTAcatctctctcccctttTAGGTTCAAGGCCCAACCGTCCatccttttttctctcttttttaTTCtcgctttttttttttttttttttgtctgTCTCGACCCGCGTTCAGGACCACTCCCCCCAAAGTCTAGGCAAAAGTGTGCAAAAGCGTGGGATTATTTCATGGGTGGAGGGTCTGGCGGTGCCtgcaggggaggggggaggggagggagggtgtgGTGATAGAGCCGAGTCGCAGCGGAACTGGAGtgcctctgccgccgccagacGTTTCTAGCATAGCGCCAGGCTGAGGGCCTTCTGTTCCCATCAGTTCCGCCGCCCGGAGTCGAGCTCATTGGGCGAAGTGCAAACCCGCTTGGTGGATGAAGGCAGACCAAAGTCGCCAGTCGGTGCTGGGGGATCGATATTACCGTGTGTCATTGAAACACGGTTGAACGGCGGTTCGAGAAGATGAAAGGGTCCATTGGGgccaggagagagagagagagagccaaATATTGAACCGAGGCCCCTGTGGGCTACAGTTTACAGGGATTTGACTAGGACGCGCCGTGACGGGCTTTTTCTTTTATCTTTCGTCTTGGCTGTATATCTTAGCGATGGGCTTTTCGCCCCCCCCCGTCTTGGCCGCACGTCGTGGCCGgttgagctgctgctgccggcaATCGACGTTTAtggcctcggcttcgaggTTGGCGATGCGACTGTTTCTTGGTCTTCTGAGGTCATCCAAGGGGCGCCagccgccatcatcacaaTGGGTTGACAGAGATAGAGATGGTAACTATCTGGTCAATGGGCAGACAGGGTGAAGATTCCCACTCCTCCGGATTGCCAGAGTCTATACGGTGGGAACGCGGCCACCGGCCCCCCCTCTCGGTCCATGCATAGCACCGCGTGGTTTCGTGTGCCTCTTGCCCGCCTTTTGTCGCGATCCATTTGGCATCTGGTTTCTTCTCCGGCCGTATTTCCGAGCGCGAGTTGCGGGGAAAGACGGTGTGCCACCAGCATtagcaccagcaccagcaccagctcTAGCACCCCGGGTTGTTCGCGGCGTGAATAGTGTTGGTAGTTAATTCCATTGCATCTTTTCTCGGCCTGTCCCAATAGAGAGGAGGTAGAGACACAGACAGAGACAAACAAACAGACAAGTGCGAGAAACTCTTCATCAAGCCAAGAACACACCAGGCGTCATCATGACCACGCCAACGATGGCCCCGGCCGTGGCGAGCAACCCCAATGACGGGCTTCTGTCACAAAACGGCCACATGGCGCTGGCTTGCGGGGAAAGCTTGGGCGACTCAGGGACTAGCACTGGCATCACTGACACCACCACACCTCGAGATGATTCCAGTGGGCTTGGGGTATGCATCTATCCGAAGTCCATCACCCACCCACCTTTGAGCGTGCAATGGTCCGATGATGGCTCCAGGAGCATGAGATGAGCGATGGGTTCAGGCTGCGCCCCCAGTCGCAAGCTTCCCTAATTCGCGGCTGTGTGCGTCAAGACACTGTCAGTTcttctccccctttccccggGTCCATCTCGTGGATACTAGAACGAGTCTATTTCCCCAGATGAAAAGTATAGGCTGGGGAACTCGAGGTGCATCCTCGGATATGCATCAATTGAGCTTTGCTTCGAACCCGCGTCTTCATCCTTTTCAGtgactggggggggggggggggggggggtcttAGTCGATGGCTGCAAGAGGTCTCGTGTTCTGAGGAGCGTCGCGGCCAGAGGAAATCAGCCCCCAGTCACGCCACGCTCGAGGTGGGATGCGATGGGATGCTTTTCGCTCTTCCGCGGCGTTGACATCAACCATCCAAACACctccttgcccccccccccccccccccaagcaCGCGCCCATCACTGCCCCTTTCCGCCGGCCCTCCGTGGAGCTGTCAGGCcattgggggaggggaaagggtCGGTCACCTGGACAAGAGTCCATGTTGGCCGTGGACTGGTTTGAGGCTTTCGTGACACTTTGCCGCTGGCGTCTGCTGGTTTGCCGGCGATGGACGGATGGGCGGGCTACTCGGCGGGAAGGAAGACGGAAGCATGAAAACACGCATTCCAAATGGCATGTTCAGCCAGTTCACGCCTTTGTTCGgcctcctcccaccccccctctcctccccaatagccgaagaggccgacgccgcgctgTACGGAGCGAAACGGTCGGCCCCGGATTGATCTACGATGCCTAGCTCCttggccctcgacgccaatGATTGAGGCTCGAACAAGAGCCGAAGTCAACACGTCCAGCACTTCCCATCAGCCAGCCATGCCAGAGGTCTCTTTCTGACTGAAGTTGGGGGGGTTGCAATGAATGCCAAGCTCTCTGCAGGGCTTACTCCGGCAACACACGTTGCACGCTGCGGCGTGGCGTTTTAGGGCCGCATCCGTCTCTCGCTGCAAGGACAGGAGGACCCTGCAACGCACCGCCcagaagaaagagaagataAgtagagtgagagagagagagacagaggggCGCTAAGCAGCTTCCATTTCTCCGAACGGCCTTCTCTTTTAGGAGGGGGGGAGTCGTTCCACTTTCAGAATCAGCTCGTTGAGGGGGGTGAGTGGATTCTCAACAGTGTTGAGCCCGGCTCAGTCTCTTGGCACCCGCCCGGATGCAACTTgcgagaagaaagagagagagagagagagagagagagagagacagagagag containing:
- a CDS encoding Putative acetate transporter GPR1/Ato2/SatP, GPR1/FUN34/YaaH region, which produces MATHETHNHNAAPPTDLEKDVHTSGADHYNHHNGTAAANGVQISPNAAHARTNGPFTRIADYQNMTEGQAQAFGGSLQPGLWKPYEHRKFANPAPLGLSAFALTTFVLSCVNLQARGVKAPNIAVPLAFGYGGLVQLLAGMWEMAVGNTFGATALSSYGGFWIAYGILLTPAWGITAPDGPYAADFSDHYSAVGFFLTGWFIFTTLLLICTLRSTVVFFLLFFTLDLAFLFLACENYAANNGALTAMRNLQICGGTFGMLAAFLAWYCALAGIQDDSNSFFQVPVFHLPWSDKGKELRKAKSNRSVA